Part of the Nitrososphaerales archaeon genome is shown below.
AATCCATCAATTGTTTATCTACCTTTGTGTAACCTTCTACCGAAGGTATCGACTCTCGATTAGCTACTATTAGGTTTGTAATTCTTGTTCGATCAATGGCTTTACTTCTTCAGACTCCAAAGGTGGTGAAAACGAATTAAGTATATTTTCGATATCTCGTCTTTCCAGATAATTCTTTTCGAGTAAAGAGAGAATGTAATCACTCATAATCTTGTACGTCCTCTCATCGATCTCTCCAGTTCTATTTTGAACCTTGATCCTACCCAAGAATTTCTCCAGACTCTCCCTCTGCCGATCGAGCTCCACGATTCTCTTCCGTAACGAGTCCATGAGCGATTCATAAGAAGATTGTAGTTGCTTAAGCTCTCCATCAAATTGCTTATGGAGATCTTCATACACGTAGCGAGGGATTTCACCCGAATTATATAATTCCTCCAGGGCTTTCGTCCTCAATTCGGTCTGGTGTTTCTCCTTCTTTAGTCTATTCACAT
Proteins encoded:
- a CDS encoding CdvA-like protein — protein: YVVGMYIDALGQLKAIGIDEGKGSFNEYSSDRILIDNDSLVIIPNWRIDVNRLKKEKHQTELRTKALEELYNSGEIPRYVYEDLHKQFDGELKQLQSSYESLMDSLRKRIVELDRQRESLEKFLGRIKVQNRTGEIDERTYKIMSDYILSLLEKNYLERRDIENILNSFSPPLESEEVKPLIEQELQT